A genomic segment from Aegilops tauschii subsp. strangulata cultivar AL8/78 chromosome 1, Aet v6.0, whole genome shotgun sequence encodes:
- the LOC109773417 gene encoding thioredoxin-like protein YLS8, whose protein sequence is MSYLLPHLHSGWAVDQAILAEEERLVMIRFGHDWDETCMQMDEVLSGVAETIKNFAVIYLVDITEVPDFNTMYELYDPSTVMFFFRNKHIMIDLGTGNNNKINWAMKDKQEFVDIVETVYRGARKGRGLVIAPKDYSTKYRY, encoded by the exons ATGTCCTACCTACTCCCGCACCTGCACTCCGGCTGGGCGGTGGACCAGGCCATCCTCGCCGAGGAGGAGCGGCTGGTCATGATCCGCTTCGGCCACGACTGGGACGAGACGTGCATGCAG ATGGACGAGGTGCTGTCAGGGGTGGCTGAGACCATAAAGAACTTTGCGGTGATCTACCTCGTCGACATCACGGAGGTTCCTGACTTCAACACCATGTACGAGCTGTATGATCCGTCAACGGTGATGTTCTTCTTCCGCAACAAGCACATCATGATTGATCTCGGGACGGGAAACAACAACAAGATCAACTGGGCAATGAAAGACAAGCAAGAGTTTGTTGACATTGTGGAGACTGTCTACAGAGGAGCTCGTAAGGGGCGTGGTCTGGTGATTGCTCCCAAGGATTACTCCACAAAATACCGTTACTGA